The following proteins are encoded in a genomic region of Nonomuraea muscovyensis:
- a CDS encoding acetyl/propionyl/methylcrotonyl-CoA carboxylase subunit alpha has protein sequence MAPSMFDTVLVANRGEIAVRIIRTLRRLGITAVAVHTAADADARHVRDADLSLQIPKYLDIEAIVAAAHAAEAQAVHPGYGFLAENAAFARRCAEAGLVFVGPPPEAIEAMGDKIRAKATVSAAGVPVVPGGAEPGDSLASWTDFPALIKPSAGGGGKGMVLVRAAAELPAALESARRTALAAFGDGTLLIERYVADPRHIEIQVLADAHGNAVHLGERECSLQRRHQKIVEEAPSPFVTEETRARMGAAAVEAARAVGYTGAGTVEFIVDGTTGAHHFMEMNTRLQVEHPVTELVTGLDLVELQLRVAAGEPLPFAQDDVRLTGHAAEARVYAEDPARGFLPTGGRILALREPAGAATAEPGVRVDSGVAEGGVVGSEFDPMLAKVIAWAPTREAALRRLDRALADTAVLGVTTNIPFLRALLAHPAVRAGELDTGLVERILPDLVPGTQVPREVLAAAALVFHALPQGGDPWEVTDGWRVGAPAWTTWRLETRDGVHAVQVRGLPHRTAEVRVLGDAAASGVSATDPALSGQPADPPVPARIRQDGSLLAVTLAGRTTQYDRVRHGDTLWLGRDGAAWAVTRHLIGDPGDRPGAAGAGDGVVRSPMPGTVLVVKAQAGDRVDEGQPLLIVEAMKMEHTVTAPVAGVVAELLVQAGRPVDMDAVLAVVTPAAVTPAGTIPAGTGEEG, from the coding sequence ATGGCTCCTTCGATGTTCGACACCGTGCTCGTCGCCAACCGGGGCGAGATCGCCGTCCGGATCATCCGCACCCTGCGCCGGCTCGGCATCACCGCGGTGGCCGTGCACACGGCCGCCGACGCCGACGCGCGGCACGTCCGCGACGCCGACCTGTCCCTCCAGATCCCGAAATATCTGGACATCGAGGCGATCGTGGCGGCAGCCCACGCCGCCGAAGCGCAGGCCGTCCACCCCGGCTACGGGTTCCTCGCCGAGAACGCGGCGTTCGCCCGCCGCTGCGCCGAGGCCGGGCTGGTGTTCGTCGGCCCGCCGCCCGAGGCGATCGAGGCGATGGGCGACAAGATCCGCGCCAAGGCCACCGTGTCGGCCGCCGGCGTCCCGGTCGTGCCCGGCGGCGCCGAGCCCGGCGACTCCCTCGCGTCGTGGACCGACTTCCCCGCCCTGATCAAGCCCTCGGCGGGAGGCGGCGGCAAGGGGATGGTGCTGGTCCGCGCAGCCGCCGAGCTGCCCGCGGCGCTGGAGTCGGCCCGCCGCACGGCCCTGGCCGCGTTCGGCGACGGCACGCTGCTCATCGAGCGCTACGTCGCCGACCCCCGGCACATCGAGATCCAGGTGCTGGCCGACGCCCACGGCAACGCCGTCCACCTCGGCGAACGCGAGTGCAGCCTGCAACGACGGCACCAGAAGATCGTCGAGGAGGCCCCATCGCCGTTCGTGACCGAGGAGACACGCGCCCGGATGGGCGCCGCGGCGGTGGAGGCGGCCCGCGCCGTCGGCTACACGGGGGCGGGCACGGTCGAGTTCATCGTCGACGGCACGACCGGCGCCCACCACTTCATGGAGATGAACACCCGCCTGCAGGTGGAGCATCCGGTCACCGAGCTCGTCACCGGCCTCGACCTGGTGGAGCTGCAGCTCCGGGTCGCGGCGGGCGAGCCGCTGCCGTTCGCCCAGGACGACGTGCGGCTGACCGGGCACGCGGCGGAGGCGCGCGTCTACGCCGAGGACCCGGCCCGCGGATTCCTGCCGACAGGCGGCCGGATCCTCGCGCTGCGCGAGCCGGCCGGCGCGGCCACGGCCGAGCCCGGCGTCCGCGTCGACTCCGGGGTGGCCGAGGGCGGGGTCGTGGGCAGCGAGTTCGACCCCATGCTGGCCAAGGTGATCGCCTGGGCGCCCACCCGGGAGGCGGCGCTGCGCCGCCTCGACCGGGCCCTCGCCGACACCGCCGTGCTCGGCGTCACCACGAACATCCCGTTCCTGCGCGCCCTCCTCGCCCACCCGGCGGTGCGGGCGGGCGAGCTGGACACCGGGCTGGTCGAGCGGATCCTGCCCGACCTCGTCCCGGGCACGCAGGTGCCCCGCGAGGTACTGGCCGCCGCCGCCCTCGTCTTCCACGCGCTGCCCCAGGGCGGCGACCCGTGGGAGGTCACCGACGGCTGGCGGGTCGGGGCGCCGGCATGGACGACGTGGCGGCTGGAGACCCGCGACGGCGTGCACGCCGTCCAGGTACGCGGCCTGCCGCACCGCACGGCCGAGGTACGCGTCCTCGGGGACGCCGCCGCCTCCGGCGTGTCGGCCACGGACCCGGCGCTCAGCGGCCAACCGGCGGATCCGCCCGTTCCCGCCCGGATCCGGCAGGACGGCTCCCTCCTGGCCGTCACCCTCGCCGGCCGCACCACGCAGTACGACCGGGTCCGTCACGGCGACACGCTCTGGCTCGGCAGGGACGGTGCGGCCTGGGCCGTCACCCGCCACCTCATCGGCGACCCGGGCGATCGGCCCGGCGCGGCCGGGGCGGGCGACGGCGTGGTGCGCAGCCCCATGCCCGGCACCGTCCTCGTGGTCAAGGCCCAGGCGGGCGACCGGGTGGACGAGGGACAGCCGCTGCTCATCGTGGAGGCGATGAAGATGGAGCACACCGTCACCGCGCCGGTCGCCGGCGTGGTCGCCGAGCTGCTCGTCCAGGCGGGCCGGCCGGTCGACATGGACGCCGTCCTCGCCGTCGTCACCCCCGCCGCCGTCACCCCCGCCGGCACCATCCCCGCCGGCACCGGAGAGGAGGGCTGA
- a CDS encoding carboxyl transferase domain-containing protein, whose product MSDWPVLKSSADPGGETFKRNAEHNERLVAELLDRLAAAALGGPERSRRRHVERGKLLPRDRVDGLLDPGSRFLELSPLAANGLYDDQAPAAGIITGVGRVSGRECVIVANDATVKGGTYYPVTVKKHLRAQEVALHNHLPCVYLVDSGGAFLPRQDEVFPDRDHFGRIFYNQATMSAAGIPQIAAVLGSCTAGGAYVPAMSDEAVIVRGQGTIFLGGPPLVKAATGEEVTAEELGGGDLHARVSGVTDHLAEDDAHALAIVRDIVSTLAPRPPRPWETAAPEEPRHDPRDLYGIVPADTRLPYDVREVIARLVDGSRFLEFKAEYGPTLVTGFAHLHGHPVGVVANNGILFSESAMKGAHFIELCDQRGIPLVFLQNISGFMVGKAYEAGGIAKHGAKMVTAVSCARVPKFTVVIGGSFGAGNYAMAGRAYAPRFLWMWPNARISVMGGEQAANVLTTVGDADADAIRAQYERQGNPYYSTARLWDDGVIDPLDTRTVLGLALSAAANAPLPPVRYGVFRM is encoded by the coding sequence ATGAGCGACTGGCCCGTGCTGAAGTCGTCCGCCGACCCCGGCGGCGAGACCTTCAAGCGCAACGCCGAGCACAACGAGCGCCTCGTCGCCGAGCTGCTCGACCGGCTCGCCGCGGCCGCCCTCGGCGGCCCCGAGCGGTCGCGCCGCCGCCACGTCGAGCGCGGCAAGCTGCTGCCGCGCGACCGGGTGGACGGCCTGCTCGACCCTGGCTCGCGCTTCCTGGAGCTGTCGCCGCTGGCCGCGAACGGCCTCTACGACGACCAGGCGCCCGCCGCCGGGATCATCACCGGGGTCGGCCGGGTCTCCGGGCGCGAGTGCGTGATCGTGGCCAACGACGCCACCGTCAAGGGCGGCACCTACTACCCGGTCACCGTCAAGAAGCACCTGCGCGCACAGGAGGTGGCGCTGCACAACCACCTGCCGTGCGTCTACCTCGTCGACTCCGGCGGCGCGTTCCTGCCCAGGCAGGACGAGGTGTTCCCGGACCGCGACCACTTCGGCCGCATCTTCTACAACCAGGCCACGATGAGCGCGGCCGGCATCCCGCAGATCGCCGCCGTCCTCGGCTCGTGCACGGCCGGCGGCGCGTACGTGCCCGCCATGAGCGACGAGGCCGTCATCGTGCGCGGCCAGGGCACCATCTTCCTCGGCGGTCCGCCGCTGGTGAAGGCCGCCACCGGCGAGGAGGTCACGGCCGAGGAGCTCGGCGGCGGCGACCTGCACGCCCGGGTCAGCGGCGTCACCGACCACCTGGCCGAGGACGACGCGCACGCGCTGGCCATCGTCCGCGACATCGTCTCCACCCTCGCGCCGCGCCCCCCGCGGCCGTGGGAGACGGCCGCGCCCGAGGAGCCGCGCCACGACCCGCGCGACCTCTACGGCATCGTCCCCGCCGACACCCGCCTGCCGTACGACGTGCGCGAGGTGATCGCCCGGCTCGTGGACGGCTCGCGGTTCCTGGAGTTCAAGGCCGAGTACGGTCCGACGCTCGTCACCGGCTTCGCCCACCTGCACGGCCACCCGGTCGGCGTCGTCGCCAACAACGGCATCCTGTTCAGTGAGTCGGCGATGAAGGGGGCCCACTTCATCGAGCTGTGCGACCAGCGGGGCATCCCGCTGGTGTTCCTGCAGAACATCAGCGGTTTCATGGTCGGCAAGGCGTACGAGGCGGGCGGCATCGCCAAGCACGGCGCCAAGATGGTCACGGCGGTCTCCTGCGCCAGGGTGCCCAAGTTCACCGTGGTCATCGGCGGGTCGTTCGGCGCGGGCAACTACGCCATGGCCGGGCGGGCGTACGCACCCCGGTTCCTGTGGATGTGGCCGAACGCCCGCATCTCGGTCATGGGCGGCGAGCAGGCGGCCAACGTGCTCACCACGGTCGGTGACGCGGACGCCGACGCGATCCGCGCCCAGTACGAGCGCCAGGGCAACCCCTACTACTCCACCGCCCGGCTCTGGGACGACGGCGTCATCGACCCCCTCGACACCCGCACCGTCCTCGGCCTGGCCCTCTCCGCGGCGGCCAACGCCCCGCTCCCGCCTGTCCGCTACGGCGTTTTCCGGATGTGA
- a CDS encoding SACE_7040 family transcriptional regulator translates to MTTARTPTRNRGNRRGEILAAAATLFAARGFHGVSIEDIGAAVGVSGPALYRHFSGKEALLAEMLLDVSSRLRESAVAVVTPQPGPEEALDALLDVQITFALDQPALITVHDRELGNVPEPQRRQIRRLQRLYVEEWVTVLAELHPACPPPRLRAATHAVFGLLNSTPHSAGELSPQAMRPLLHAMARAAIAASAASG, encoded by the coding sequence GTGACGACTGCCCGGACCCCTACCCGCAACCGCGGCAACAGGCGCGGGGAGATCCTCGCCGCCGCCGCGACGCTGTTCGCCGCCCGCGGCTTCCACGGTGTCTCGATCGAGGACATCGGGGCCGCCGTCGGCGTCTCCGGGCCGGCGCTCTACCGGCACTTCAGCGGCAAGGAGGCGCTGCTGGCCGAGATGCTGCTCGACGTCAGCTCCCGGCTGCGCGAGTCCGCCGTGGCCGTCGTCACCCCCCAGCCGGGCCCCGAGGAGGCGTTGGACGCGCTGCTCGACGTCCAGATCACCTTCGCCCTGGACCAGCCGGCGCTGATCACCGTGCACGACCGGGAGCTGGGCAACGTGCCGGAGCCGCAGCGGCGGCAGATCAGGCGGCTGCAGCGGCTCTACGTCGAGGAATGGGTGACCGTGCTGGCCGAGCTGCATCCGGCCTGCCCGCCGCCCCGGCTGCGGGCGGCGACGCACGCGGTGTTCGGGCTGCTCAACTCGACGCCGCACAGCGCGGGCGAGCTGTCACCGCAGGCGATGCGCCCGCTGCTGCACGCCATGGCGCGGGCCGCGATCGCCGCCTCGGCCGCCTCCGGCTGA
- a CDS encoding PadR family transcriptional regulator: MHDPHGHGAPPAPPPGAEGQAPRVRRGDVRSALLSLLAEGPANGYRMIQEVDVRSRGVWRPSPGSVYPALQQLEDEGLVTGDESGGSRTYRLTEQGREHAARHRGDPAPWDEVARTIPEDRHELRQLWGQLGEAFVLLTHTANDRQVAEAKRLLRETRRSFFHILAED; encoded by the coding sequence ATGCACGATCCCCACGGCCACGGCGCTCCCCCGGCGCCCCCTCCCGGAGCGGAGGGCCAGGCCCCCCGGGTGCGGCGGGGCGACGTGCGGTCCGCGCTGCTGAGCCTGCTCGCCGAGGGGCCCGCGAACGGCTACCGGATGATCCAGGAGGTCGACGTCCGCAGCCGCGGCGTGTGGCGGCCCAGCCCCGGCTCGGTCTACCCCGCGCTCCAGCAGCTCGAGGACGAGGGTCTGGTCACGGGTGACGAGTCGGGCGGCAGCCGTACGTACCGGCTCACCGAACAGGGCCGGGAGCACGCCGCCCGGCACCGCGGCGACCCCGCCCCGTGGGACGAGGTGGCCCGCACCATCCCCGAGGACCGGCACGAGTTGCGGCAGCTGTGGGGCCAGCTCGGCGAGGCGTTCGTGCTGCTGACCCACACGGCCAACGACCGGCAGGTCGCCGAGGCCAAACGACTGCTGCGCGAGACGCGCAGGTCGTTCTTCCACATCCTGGCGGAGGACTGA
- a CDS encoding ABC transporter ATP-binding protein, whose translation MGEQAAVTVRDLTKTYGKVDAVKGVSFEVAPGEVFGFLGPNGAGKTTTIGMLCTLVEPTGGSATVAGHDVVTRRDEVRRNIGLVFQDPTLDGYLSAEQNLRFHAELYGVPRSVMGERIRWVMEMVALWDRKDAKVMTFSGGMKRRLEIARGLLHSPRVLFLDEPTVGLDPQTRAAIWGYINELRRTEDITIFMTTHYMDEAEYCDRIAIIDHGEIVVIDSPEELKAGVGEDRVQIHTGDDTAAIEALRDRFGIEAAVREGAVTFAVASGERFVPRLFAELGMPITSVSVSRPSLDDVFMAHTGSTIRDAESGDGMAWMRTMARR comes from the coding sequence ATGGGTGAACAGGCGGCGGTAACCGTCCGCGACCTGACCAAGACCTACGGCAAGGTCGATGCCGTCAAGGGCGTGAGCTTCGAGGTGGCGCCGGGCGAGGTGTTCGGCTTCCTCGGCCCGAACGGCGCCGGCAAGACCACGACGATCGGGATGCTGTGCACGCTGGTGGAGCCCACCGGTGGCAGCGCGACGGTCGCCGGCCACGACGTGGTGACCCGGCGCGACGAGGTGCGCCGCAACATCGGGCTGGTGTTCCAGGACCCGACGCTTGACGGCTACCTGAGCGCCGAGCAGAACCTCCGCTTCCACGCCGAGCTGTATGGCGTGCCCAGGAGCGTGATGGGCGAGCGCATCAGGTGGGTGATGGAGATGGTCGCGCTCTGGGACCGCAAGGACGCCAAGGTCATGACGTTCTCCGGCGGCATGAAGCGGCGGCTGGAGATCGCCCGGGGCCTGCTGCACTCCCCCAGGGTGCTCTTCCTCGACGAGCCGACCGTCGGCCTCGACCCGCAGACACGCGCGGCCATCTGGGGCTACATCAACGAGCTGCGGCGCACCGAGGACATCACGATCTTCATGACGACCCACTACATGGACGAGGCCGAGTACTGCGACCGGATCGCGATCATCGACCACGGCGAGATCGTCGTGATCGACTCGCCGGAGGAGCTGAAGGCCGGCGTCGGGGAGGACCGCGTGCAGATCCACACCGGTGACGACACCGCGGCGATCGAGGCGCTGCGGGACAGGTTCGGGATCGAGGCGGCGGTGCGGGAGGGCGCGGTGACGTTCGCCGTGGCGTCCGGCGAGCGGTTCGTGCCGCGGCTGTTCGCCGAGCTGGGCATGCCGATCACCTCGGTGAGCGTGTCGCGGCCCTCGCTCGACGACGTGTTCATGGCCCACACCGGTTCCACGATCCGCGACGCCGAGTCCGGCGACGGCATGGCGTGGATGCGCACGATGGCGAGGAGGTAG
- a CDS encoding ABC transporter permease has product MAERTDGTGAATTEATAAAATGAAMGAAPGPRPVGVRVAARGPAHDLRAVKVVLHREMLRFVNDRTRMASMLLQPVLWLFVMGTGLGSLVKNSIPGVDFRTFMYPGMISMTVIMTGMFSAGSIVWDREFGFLREMLVAPVSRGAIVVGKCLGGALVATGQGVVILAMAGLVGVPYAPSLMLTLLAEMFLAAFTITAFGVTLAARMRNMQTFFGLMQMAIMPMMFLSGAMFPLAGLPSWLHLLTVVNPMTYAVDPMRQAVFAHLDVAPQAEAVLNPGVRWGSFEVPVALEAGLVAALGAVLLGVAIAQFKRAD; this is encoded by the coding sequence ATGGCGGAACGGACCGACGGCACGGGCGCGGCCACCACGGAGGCGACCGCGGCAGCGGCCACGGGTGCGGCCATGGGTGCGGCCCCTGGGCCGCGGCCGGTCGGGGTGCGGGTGGCGGCGCGCGGCCCGGCGCACGACCTCCGGGCGGTCAAGGTGGTGCTGCACCGGGAGATGCTGCGCTTCGTCAACGACCGCACGCGCATGGCCTCCATGCTGCTGCAGCCGGTGCTCTGGCTGTTCGTCATGGGGACCGGGCTGGGCTCGCTCGTGAAGAACTCGATCCCCGGCGTCGACTTCCGGACCTTCATGTACCCGGGGATGATCTCCATGACGGTGATCATGACGGGCATGTTCTCGGCCGGCTCGATCGTGTGGGACCGCGAGTTCGGATTCCTGCGCGAGATGCTGGTCGCGCCGGTCTCGCGCGGGGCCATCGTGGTGGGCAAGTGCCTCGGCGGCGCGCTGGTCGCCACCGGGCAGGGCGTCGTCATCCTGGCCATGGCGGGACTGGTGGGCGTGCCGTACGCGCCGTCGCTGATGCTGACGCTGCTGGCCGAGATGTTCCTGGCCGCCTTCACGATCACCGCCTTCGGCGTGACGCTGGCCGCCCGGATGCGGAACATGCAGACGTTCTTCGGGCTGATGCAGATGGCGATCATGCCGATGATGTTCTTGTCAGGGGCGATGTTCCCGCTGGCCGGGCTGCCGTCGTGGCTGCACCTCCTGACCGTGGTGAACCCGATGACGTACGCCGTGGACCCGATGCGGCAGGCGGTGTTCGCCCACCTGGACGTCGCGCCGCAGGCCGAGGCGGTGCTCAACCCGGGGGTCCGGTGGGGCTCCTTCGAGGTGCCGGTGGCCCTGGAGGCGGGCCTGGTGGCGGCGCTCGGGGCGGTGCTGCTGGGGGTCGCGATCGCACAGTTCAAGCGGGCGGACTGA
- a CDS encoding ATP-binding protein gives MPGITVAERFTSLHDRVDTVGRNITDRLDRRFTMLDGRITDTRAEMTRGFQRIDGRFEKVEHRLVQMDGRFEKVEHRLDQMDARFEKVEQRLDQMDARFEKIEQRLDRIDARFEQIDTRFEQIDAQFERIDTRFAQIDAQFERIDARFEKVEGDIAGLKSDVADLKTGMSDIKSMLISLGAKVPAQA, from the coding sequence ATGCCTGGCATCACCGTCGCCGAACGGTTCACCTCTCTGCACGACCGCGTCGACACCGTGGGGAGGAACATCACCGACCGGCTCGACCGGCGCTTCACCATGCTGGACGGCCGGATCACCGACACGCGTGCCGAGATGACACGCGGCTTCCAGCGGATCGACGGCCGGTTCGAGAAGGTGGAGCACCGGCTCGTCCAGATGGACGGCCGGTTCGAGAAGGTGGAGCACCGCCTCGACCAGATGGACGCCCGGTTCGAGAAGGTCGAACAGCGCCTCGACCAGATGGACGCCCGGTTCGAGAAGATAGAGCAGCGCCTCGACCGGATCGACGCGCGGTTCGAACAGATCGACACACGGTTCGAGCAGATCGACGCGCAGTTCGAGCGGATCGACACACGGTTCGCGCAGATCGACGCGCAGTTCGAGCGGATCGACGCGCGGTTCGAGAAGGTCGAGGGTGACATCGCCGGGCTCAAGAGCGACGTCGCCGATCTCAAGACCGGGATGAGCGACATCAAGTCCATGCTCATCAGCCTGGGAGCCAAGGTGCCCGCGCAGGCCTGA
- a CDS encoding thiamine pyrophosphate-dependent enzyme, which produces MARDTVETHFIQAVTTLEAGAARDPGRPLREGGPLTGDLCRTLFQRQTDSRLLDIAARWLRGQGEGFYTIGSAGHEGNAAVAAALRPTDPALLHYRSGAFYLTRSEQAGRLPDEGLRDVLMGLAASTEEPIAGGRHKVFGHPDLAVIPQTSTIASHLPRAVGVAFAIERARALDLRSPWPRDAVVVCSFGDASVNHATALTGLNTAAYATYQGQAMPILFVCEDNGIGISVRTPRGWVEAAARRPGIEYFSADGCDLADSYAAAVRAVEHVRTRRSPAFLHLSTVRLMGHAGSDVESAYRTQRELRADLERDPLVGTARMLVAAGLITPEELLRSYESAREHVLRLALESTRRPRLGSAEEVMRPLAPRRPDMIAKIAPVAAEAAVREKAFAGSLPEADKPMTLSQSINRTLADAMAVHPEMMVFGEDVAKKGGVYGVTRGLQKRFGPGRVFDTHLDEQAILGLALGSAVSGMLPVPEIQYLAYLHNALDQIRGEAATQRFFSQGAYVNPMVVRVAGYAYQKGFGGHFHNDNAVGALRDIPGVVIASPARPDDAAAMLRTCLAAARTEGSVCVFLEPIALYNTKDLFEEGDGGWLAPYVPPARWSETHVPIGRARSYGDGRDLTIVTFGNGLRMSLRAAVRLTQEGYGCRVLDLRWLSPLPVDDLIRAAELTGKVLVADETRRTGGVSEGVMTELLDAGFSGQIARVTSSDSFVPLGEAAHHVLLSEDEIEQAARKLLG; this is translated from the coding sequence GTGGCGCGCGACACAGTTGAGACTCACTTCATCCAGGCGGTCACGACGCTGGAGGCGGGCGCGGCCCGTGATCCCGGCCGTCCTCTTCGCGAAGGAGGGCCGCTGACCGGCGACTTGTGCCGCACGCTGTTCCAGCGCCAGACGGACAGCCGGCTGCTCGACATCGCGGCCCGCTGGCTGCGGGGGCAGGGCGAGGGTTTCTACACGATCGGCTCGGCCGGCCACGAGGGCAACGCCGCCGTCGCCGCCGCGTTGCGGCCCACCGATCCGGCGCTGCTGCACTACCGTTCGGGCGCGTTCTACCTGACGCGCTCGGAGCAGGCCGGGCGGCTGCCCGACGAGGGGCTGCGCGACGTGCTGATGGGCCTGGCGGCCTCGACCGAGGAGCCGATCGCGGGCGGCCGGCACAAGGTGTTCGGCCACCCCGACCTGGCGGTCATCCCGCAGACCTCGACGATCGCCAGCCACCTGCCGCGCGCGGTGGGCGTGGCCTTCGCCATCGAGCGGGCCCGCGCGCTGGACCTCAGGTCGCCCTGGCCCCGCGACGCGGTCGTGGTCTGCAGCTTCGGCGACGCCTCGGTCAACCACGCGACGGCGCTGACCGGTCTCAACACCGCCGCCTACGCCACCTACCAGGGGCAGGCGATGCCGATCCTGTTCGTGTGCGAGGACAACGGCATCGGCATCAGCGTGCGCACCCCCAGGGGCTGGGTGGAGGCGGCTGCCCGGCGGCCGGGCATCGAGTACTTCTCCGCCGACGGCTGCGACCTCGCCGACTCCTACGCCGCGGCCGTGCGGGCCGTGGAGCACGTGCGCACGCGCCGCTCCCCCGCGTTCCTGCACCTGTCGACCGTCCGGCTGATGGGGCACGCCGGCTCCGACGTCGAGTCGGCCTACCGCACGCAGCGGGAGCTGCGCGCGGATCTGGAACGCGACCCGCTGGTGGGCACCGCCCGCATGCTCGTGGCGGCCGGGCTGATCACGCCGGAGGAGCTGCTGCGCTCCTACGAGTCGGCGCGTGAGCACGTGCTGCGCCTGGCCCTGGAGTCCACCCGCCGGCCCCGGCTGGGCTCGGCCGAGGAGGTCATGCGGCCGCTGGCGCCCAGGCGACCCGACATGATCGCCAAGATCGCCCCCGTCGCCGCCGAGGCCGCGGTCAGGGAGAAGGCGTTCGCCGGGTCCCTGCCCGAGGCCGACAAGCCGATGACGCTCTCCCAGTCGATCAACCGCACGCTGGCCGACGCCATGGCGGTCCACCCGGAGATGATGGTCTTCGGCGAGGACGTGGCCAAGAAGGGCGGCGTCTACGGGGTGACGCGGGGCCTGCAGAAGAGGTTCGGCCCGGGGCGCGTCTTCGACACCCACCTCGACGAGCAGGCGATCCTCGGGCTGGCGCTCGGCTCGGCGGTGTCCGGCATGCTGCCGGTGCCGGAGATCCAGTACCTGGCCTACCTGCACAACGCGCTCGACCAGATCCGCGGCGAGGCGGCCACGCAGCGGTTCTTCTCGCAGGGCGCGTACGTCAACCCGATGGTGGTCAGGGTGGCCGGCTACGCCTACCAGAAGGGGTTCGGCGGCCACTTCCACAACGACAACGCCGTCGGTGCGCTGCGCGACATCCCGGGCGTGGTCATCGCCTCGCCGGCGCGGCCCGACGACGCCGCGGCGATGCTGCGCACCTGCCTGGCCGCCGCCCGCACCGAGGGGTCGGTCTGCGTGTTCCTGGAGCCGATCGCGCTCTACAACACCAAGGACCTGTTCGAGGAAGGCGACGGCGGCTGGCTGGCGCCGTACGTGCCGCCCGCGCGCTGGAGCGAGACGCACGTGCCGATCGGGCGGGCGCGCTCCTACGGCGACGGGCGCGACCTGACGATCGTGACCTTCGGCAACGGGCTGCGGATGAGCCTGCGTGCCGCCGTCCGGCTCACCCAGGAGGGCTACGGCTGCCGGGTGCTCGACCTGCGCTGGCTGTCGCCGCTGCCGGTGGACGACCTGATCCGGGCGGCGGAGCTGACCGGCAAGGTGCTGGTCGCCGACGAGACACGGCGCACCGGCGGGGTCTCCGAGGGGGTCATGACCGAGCTGCTCGACGCGGGCTTCTCCGGGCAGATCGCCCGGGTGACGTCGTCCGACAGCTTCGTGCCGCTGGGCGAGGCCGCACACCACGTGCTGTTGTCGGAGGACGAGATCGAGCAGGCCGCCCGCAAGCTGCTCGGGTGA
- a CDS encoding LacI family DNA-binding transcriptional regulator, which produces MTDLPTLAQVAAEAGVSPATASRVLTGTVRVSTSTRRQVYDAMSRLGYVRHRAPRGTPARRTAGGVAVVICDHLHRLFSDPYYARFLSAAGDVLAELGLPLMVMTVPPADPVSLPVLTGSADGVLLIAARERHPLAITLSTSGVPVRGIGRPPDDVKVPYADVDNRDGARQAAEYLMLAGRRMIGMIAGPPTLPAAQDRLEGFVAALREVGLPDPPVAYGDFGLPSGTHAMQWLLRRAPGLDAVFCASDLMAAGAMHALARAGRRVPDDVAVIGFDDAPVARRVTPALTTVRQPVEELASIALRLLLSGTVSVNPILPAELIVRDSA; this is translated from the coding sequence GTGACCGATCTGCCCACGCTCGCGCAGGTAGCAGCGGAGGCCGGCGTCTCCCCCGCGACGGCTTCGCGGGTCTTGACTGGCACGGTCAGGGTCAGCACGTCGACCCGCCGTCAGGTCTACGACGCCATGTCCCGGCTGGGCTACGTGCGGCACCGCGCGCCGCGCGGGACGCCCGCCCGGCGGACGGCCGGCGGCGTGGCCGTGGTGATCTGCGACCATCTCCACCGGCTGTTCTCCGACCCCTATTACGCCAGGTTCCTGTCCGCTGCCGGCGACGTGCTGGCGGAGCTGGGCCTGCCGCTCATGGTGATGACCGTGCCGCCGGCCGATCCGGTCTCGCTGCCCGTCCTCACCGGCTCGGCCGACGGGGTGCTGCTGATCGCGGCACGCGAGCGGCATCCGCTGGCGATCACGCTGTCGACGTCCGGCGTGCCGGTGCGCGGCATCGGCCGCCCGCCCGACGACGTGAAGGTGCCCTACGCCGACGTGGACAACCGCGACGGCGCCCGGCAGGCGGCCGAGTATCTGATGCTGGCCGGCCGGCGGATGATCGGCATGATCGCCGGTCCGCCGACGCTGCCCGCGGCGCAGGACCGGCTGGAGGGGTTCGTCGCCGCCCTGCGCGAGGTGGGGCTGCCCGACCCGCCCGTGGCGTACGGCGACTTCGGCCTGCCGTCGGGCACGCACGCGATGCAGTGGCTGCTGCGGCGTGCGCCCGGGCTGGACGCGGTGTTCTGCGCCTCCGACCTGATGGCGGCCGGCGCGATGCACGCGCTGGCGCGGGCCGGACGCCGGGTGCCGGACGACGTCGCGGTGATCGGGTTCGACGACGCCCCGGTGGCACGGCGGGTCACCCCGGCGCTGACGACCGTCCGTCAGCCGGTGGAGGAACTGGCCTCGATCGCCCTGCGGCTGCTGCTGTCCGGCACCGTCTCGGTCAACCCGATCCTGCCCGCGGAGCTGATCGTCCGTGACTCAGCATGA